In Camelus ferus isolate YT-003-E chromosome 10, BCGSAC_Cfer_1.0, whole genome shotgun sequence, the following proteins share a genomic window:
- the MRGPRG gene encoding LOW QUALITY PROTEIN: mas-related G-protein coupled receptor member G (The sequence of the model RefSeq protein was modified relative to this genomic sequence to represent the inferred CDS: deleted 2 bases in 2 codons) encodes MTPEAIPALWAPRATVTMCLYKKRLGGQRQDPLTPQGQGQPQRRGPARTLRCEAGRLREAVDGSGAFKESGPGVPPAAREPASMLGLWRTFNSVVSYITLAVSLGELVGNGLVLWHLGFHMKKGPFSVYVLHLTTADFLFLGGQGGLYLTVPFVAFSVGLWLLAAFSAERCLSDIFPTCYQGCRPRHTAGIVCGLIWALTPLTVLLPANACGQLPGGTRLQTCPWFHTASVAWLLTLACGASVAGLVLFIWVACCSQRQLPQFYGVVLGSVLLFFFCGLSYILYWILSSSLDLLLSWVPMQSFLRQPYSLSPLPTLLACIHCSSKPLIYFTTGRQPGKREPLREALQRSLGEGAPLGAGEVSLPMGRM; translated from the exons ATGACACCAGAGGCCATCCCGGCTCTCTGGGCCCCAAGAGCCACTGTCACCATGTGCCTGTACAAGAAAAGGCTCGGGGGGCAAAGGCAagaccccctcaccccccagggACAAGGACAGCCACAGAGGAGGGGACCAGCGAGGACTCTCAGGTGTGAGGctgggaggctcagagaggctgtggaCGGTTCCGGGGCCTTCAAGGAGTCAGGACCTGG GGTCCCTCCGGCCGCCCGTGAGCCAGCCAGCATGTTGGGGCTCTGGAGGACCTTCAACAGTGTGGTTTCCTACATCACCCTTGCCGTCAGCCTTGGGGAGCTGGTAGGGAACGGGCTGGTCCTCTGGCACCTCGGCTTCCACATGAAGAAGGGCCCCTTCTCCGTCTATGTCCTCCACCTGACCACTGCCGACTTCCTGTTCCTGGGCGGCCAGGGCGGCCTCTACCTCACCGTCCCCTTCGTGGCCTTCTCCGTGGGGCTCTGGCTGTTGGCGGCCTTCAGCGCCGAGCGCTGCCTCTCCGACATCTTCCCCACCTGCTACCAGGGCTGCCGCCCCAGACACACAGCAGGCATCGTCTGTGGCCTGATCTGGGCCCTCACCCCGCTGACCGTGCTGCTGCCCGCCAAC GCCTGCGGCCAGCTGCCGGGCGGCACGCGCCTGCAGACCTGCCCGTGGTTCCACACAGCCAGTGTCGCGTGGCTGCTGACCCTGGCCTGCGGGGCCTCCGTGGCCGGGCTGGTCCTCTTCATCTGGGTGGCCTGCTGCTCCCAGCGGCAGCTG CCCCAGTTCTACGGTGTCGTCCTGGGCTCCGTGCTCCTGTTCTTCTTCTGCGGCCTCTCCTACATCTTGTACTGGATCCTGAGCAGCAGCCTGGACCTCCTGCTGTCCTGGGTCCCCATGCAGTCCTTTTTACGCCAACCGTACTcgctctccccactgcccacgCTCCTGGCCTGCATCCATTGCAGCTCCAAGCCACTCATCTACTTCACGACAGGCCGGCAGCCAGGCAAGCGAGAGCCACTGCGGGAGGCTCTCCAGCggtccctgggggagggggccccgCTGGGGGCCGGGGAAGTGTCTCTGCCCATGGGCCGCATGTAG